DNA sequence from the Cottoperca gobio chromosome 2, fCotGob3.1, whole genome shotgun sequence genome:
TTGTAACCATACAAGAATTATGACAACTGAGATATTTGGTagaattttttgtttttacctctgCTTTCCTCTTGCATATCACAGCCAATGACCAGATTTATATTCATACAATGTCATTTCATAACTGCATAACTTTCAGAGTTTCTAAGACACATTCAATGAAGTATGTTGCTGCTATATATGAAACGAAACGATTCTCCCACTCTTTGTAAACCTTTTAAATGTGACCTACATTGTATCTTTGAGACTGTAGTAGTTTTATCACAAATATGGTAAAACATACCATCAGTGGGTCATTTATACCATCTTTGTTTATACACATTTCTTACATTGGGTACAATAAGTATCCAGAAAACGTGGAGTGGACATATTGACCAGCATAAAGTCCTGACGCCTGGTCAGATGGCAGCTGTATATCAACAGTGTCTCCTTGTCGTAACGGGAGTACAGCACTCCCCGATGCCTGATCCAGCAAGCCCTTTTTGTATTCATCATATGTGTACATTACTGGCTCATTGTTCTTCATCAGTGCCACCCACAGATTACTCCCTTTGCAGTGGACATGGTAAGCAAAGTAGTAGACCCCTGGTACACTACAGGTGAAAACACCATTTTGTGGATTGTAGTCTTGATTGCCATTGTGCAGGAGTTTGTCAAAGATGACAGGAGATCCAACAAGAGGGAATGGATTAGTGAGTTTAGCTGTGAACGCAGGCATCTCCACGCCATTTCCACCAATGTCGCCTCCATTCTTCTTGTAACCTTGTTTCTGGCCAGTGTATGGACCGGTCGCGGGGAGGATCTGTCCAATATCAGGAGATGCAGCAGGTAGTCCTGGAGGACCAGGGGGTCCAGGTTGTCCTGGTTGCCCTGGAAGTCCAGCAGGGCCACTTGGCCCAGAGTTACCTTGAGGACCAATATGACCAGCAGGTCCTAGCTTTCCCTCACCAGGATAGCCAGGTTTACCAGGTAGGCCTGTTTCACCTTTTTTCCCTGGCAGCCCAGGAGGTCCAAGTGGTCCCCCTGGTCCTGTAAGCCCTGGGATACCTTGTGGTCCCTGGTAGCCTTTCTCTCCAGTTtgccccccctctcctcttggTCCAGTTAATCCTGCAGCACCAGGGGCACCAGGTGAACCCCTACTACTAGCTTCTCCTTTAGGGCCCATAGGCCCTTGAAAACCTCTTGGTCCTGGTTGTCCACCCCCACCTGACAAACCTGGCTGTCCAGGAAGACCTGGGGTGCCTATGTCACCCTTCATTCCAGGATTTCCTTTTTGTCCCCCAACACCATCCTCTCCCTTTTGCCCTGGGAAGCCAAGGCTACCAGGATGCCCTATTGGTCCTGGTGGGCCAGGAATACCATTAGGACCAGTGGCACCGATGACCCCTGGAAGACCTCCATGACCTTTGTCACCTTTTACACCTGGAGGTCCAGAAAGACCAGCATGTCCACTGTGACCCTTAGGTCCTGGAAACCCTGGTTTACCATAACCTGGCATGCCTGGACCACCTGGTAAACCAGGAGGACCTGATTCCCCTTTCCCTCCAGAGGGCCCTGGTTGCCCTCTAAAACCATCATTTCCTGGTTTTCCAATCCCTGGCAAGCCTGGTGGTCCCGGTTGGCCCCTTTCCCCAGATGACCCTGCTAGTCCTGACTCTCCAGGAGGACCAGGTTTTCCTGGTATCCCTGGTTGTCCAGGGAGACCATTCAAGCCAGGTTTGCCAAGCCCATGGATGCCTACATTCCCAGGTGGACCTGGTGGTCCGCTAGGTCCTTTCAAACCTGGCAAACCAGGTTGACCATATCCTCTGTCTCCCTTGGGGCCTGTAGGACCAGGAAACCCAGTTGGACCTTTATGGCCAGGCTCCCCGAGGTGACCAAGCTGGCCGGGCAGACCCTGACCTCCTGGTTTTGAAAGCCCCGGGAGTCCTGGGGGACCTGGGTTCCCTGGACGCCCAGGAAGTCCAGTTGGTCCTTCACCACCATTAGGACCAAGGTCACCTTTTGGTCCTGTTAATCCGGGTCCTCCAGGTTTTCCTGGCAATCCTGGCATGCCAGGTTTTCCGATTCCTGGGTATCCTTGAGGACCAGAAGGCCCTGGCTTTCCTGGTGGCCCTGGCAATCCCTGGCCTGGTAGCCCTGCAGGGCCTTGTGGTCCTGGCGGTCCTGTTGGTCCTGCGGGGCCCTGAACTCCTTGTGGTCCCTCTCTGAGACCTTCTCCACCAGGACCAGGGGGAAGTGGACCTTTAGCCCCTCTGATGAATGTTTGTCCTGTAAACAATAGGGAACATTTGGTAGATAAAGGAGCATATTGACTAAATCAATCACAAATATAGTCCCAATATAATCTgatataattttattttatatcaagCTTTATAATGGCATATCGAGACCACTGAGGAGTTtacttgaaaataaataaatacatttaaattaaagaaaatgtaaatatgctTGTGATAATGGTGATActgataaataatttaaatttatAGTTTGCGCTTTAAAGCTAAAACTATGGAACCCCCTATAGTTCATTAACTGTAGTAATTTATGTCAGCCCTTAATTAATTTAGCAAAGAATACTTTTCCTGTTTTGCCGTTTCATGtcgtaaaacaaaacagaatgaTGTGATTTGAAGACACCTTTAAGGCAAGTTTACTCTTGGCAAAAGTATTTATCTGGAACCTGTGTGTCAATTTGTCATTCAAAAGTCTCTTTCTGCTATTTCACCTAAGGTATATATTAAGTGACAACTAAATTACTGCTAGCAGTTTACCACGGTTTAGTTGACCTCACCTTTGCCTCCAGTCAGTAGCCTATCGTTGCCCTTTTGTACAGGCAGTTGAGGAAGCTCTTTTCTGTACTGAGGCAGTAATGGCACTTCTTTGCCATAAGGCATGTGTGGCATCTCGTTCCCCAAAAACTGCTGCTGAGGATAGCCATCATTGTACTGTGGCAAGGGCTGGGGCTGGGGCTGGGGCTGGGGCTGGGGCTGGGGCTGGGGCTGGGGCTGTCCATAATACGCCCCACCGTTGGCCAGGTGTAATAAACACAGCTGGAACACTGTGATGAGTAGATAGGAAGTGTGGAGGGGCACAGCCACCATTTTCTGCAGTGGAGaagaaaataagtaaaaaatgtaacagtacatgtacataggCCTCTTTGCAGCTATGAACTTATAGAACAAAAAGAAGcataaatataacattatacCAAATTTAGTATTAGAGTATTGTGCAGACTCAAGACTGAGTTCCTGACTTTAAGTGCTGTATGTGGCaagcaaaaagaaaacctcaatcctacacttcccataatgcaacaggATAGTGTCGTCACACGTTTTTACAAAGTCTTTCTTGTATACATTTGTTGTCTCCAAAACCAAAGCCAACAAAACCCTGATGATATCACTATGACATAATTTGGGTTATTCTCTCTACAGAGCCACACAACACAGTGCACCGCTGTTTTCCCGACGAGTTCACGAGCAGCGATTGAAAATGCGTTGGATATTCTTCGTCTCTGAATGGTTGTTTTCCTTGTGCGCGGTGGATTTTTGCAAATGTCATTACAAACACTGGCAGaggaaaattattatttttcacagATTATCAGTGGCATGAACTATTGTAaggatatagtgacagtttcataaaatataacaaaacattttttttttataaaatgagcaactgcagctttaatgtgtACAATTGGTGGAATGTCCCTTTAAATggttatttacttattttccaGCCAGGCAGAATT
Encoded proteins:
- the LOC115018457 gene encoding collagen alpha-1(VIII) chain-like, with the protein product MVAVPLHTSYLLITVFQLCLLHLANGGAYYGQPQPQPQPQPQPQPQPQPLPQYNDGYPQQQFLGNEMPHMPYGKEVPLLPQYRKELPQLPVQKGNDRLLTGGKGQTFIRGAKGPLPPGPGGEGLREGPQGVQGPAGPTGPPGPQGPAGLPGQGLPGPPGKPGPSGPQGYPGIGKPGMPGLPGKPGGPGLTGPKGDLGPNGGEGPTGLPGRPGNPGPPGLPGLSKPGGQGLPGQLGHLGEPGHKGPTGFPGPTGPKGDRGYGQPGLPGLKGPSGPPGPPGNVGIHGLGKPGLNGLPGQPGIPGKPGPPGESGLAGSSGERGQPGPPGLPGIGKPGNDGFRGQPGPSGGKGESGPPGLPGGPGMPGYGKPGFPGPKGHSGHAGLSGPPGVKGDKGHGGLPGVIGATGPNGIPGPPGPIGHPGSLGFPGQKGEDGVGGQKGNPGMKGDIGTPGLPGQPGLSGGGGQPGPRGFQGPMGPKGEASSRGSPGAPGAAGLTGPRGEGGQTGEKGYQGPQGIPGLTGPGGPLGPPGLPGKKGETGLPGKPGYPGEGKLGPAGHIGPQGNSGPSGPAGLPGQPGQPGPPGPPGLPAASPDIGQILPATGPYTGQKQGYKKNGGDIGGNGVEMPAFTAKLTNPFPLVGSPVIFDKLLHNGNQDYNPQNGVFTCSVPGVYYFAYHVHCKGSNLWVALMKNNEPVMYTYDEYKKGLLDQASGSAVLPLRQGDTVDIQLPSDQASGLYAGQYVHSTFSGYLLYPM